The Mauremys mutica isolate MM-2020 ecotype Southern chromosome 1, ASM2049712v1, whole genome shotgun sequence genome has a segment encoding these proteins:
- the SUN2 gene encoding SUN domain-containing protein 2 has protein sequence MSRRSQRLGATRYYQGDDDGSSSGGSLLLGGQEPPFRDSPNRTLRRKSSSMKRLSPAPHLGPTPATQTSYYSESVISESYLGSSKGLAGGGSAAFDDPQDSDSYWGGELSARRRRRGTGGTESSKINGLAESKTYDTYASSSGYSSEDDYAGRSSLDQNSAGSGFRNAISRAGSFLWLVVTSPGRIFGLLYWWIGTTWYRLTTAASLLDVFVLTRRYSALKKLFLLLLLLLLLASIAYGAWYFYPFGFPMLYPAMFSWGAAKLSPPVAGKEEVLRAGDSSALFRAEQQILSRFQSLEKRFQTLEAEASRLEKLELQRGVAAGGGLTHEATLTLLEGLVSRREAALKEDLALHVQSELDTIQGQLQKDLNGRLEKITQASQDVEARMLQLNSEWQSSTQEGLQGSFRQEMGRLEAQLAGLRKELALLASDQQAVVKHVESLPGQIKGVREDVEAQFPRWISQFLSQPGEDGVGSLVLQREELQDQLQKLERKILARVSENQRVSARDATASIGVVLQQEGVTGVTEEQVHLIVNQALKRYSEDRTGMVDYALESGGASVISTRCSETYETKTALLSLFGIPLWYHSQSPRVILQPDVNPGNCWAFRGSQGFAVIRLSSHIRPTAVTLEHVPKALSPRDTIPSAPKDFAIFGLDEEGQQEGIVLGQFTYDQDGDPIQTFRLEGEDVGTFQVVELRILSNWGHPEYTCIYRFRVHGEPVH, from the exons ATGTCCAGACGCAGCCAGCGCCTCGGGGCCACCCGCTATTACCAGGGTGATGATGATGGCAGCAGCAGTGGTGGCAGTTTGCTACTGGGTGGCCAGGAGCCCCCCTTTAGGGACAGTCCTAACAG GACTCTACGGAGGAAATCGAGCAGCATGAAGCGCCTctctccagccccccacctgGGACCTACCCCTGCCACCCAGACCTCCTACTACAGCGAGTCTGTGATCAGTGAGTCCTACCTGGGCAGCAGCAAGGGACTTGCTGGTGGGGGCAGCGCTGCCTTTGATGACCCACAGGACAGTGACTCCTACTGGG GTGGGGAGCTCTCtgcgaggaggaggagaagaggcacAGGAGGTACGGAGTCCAGTAAAATCAATGGGTTGGCAGAGAGCAAGACTTATGACACCTATGCCTCTTCATCTGGCTACTCCTCTGAGGATGACTATGCAG GTCGCTCTTCCTTGGACCAGAACAGTGCTGGTTCTGGGTTCAGAAATGCCATCTCACGAGCAGGCTCTTTTCTCTGGCTGGTGGTCACTTCTCCAG GCCGGATCTTTGGACTGTTATACTGGTGGATTGGAACCACGTGGTACCGCCTCACCACCGCAGCCTCTTTGCTGGACGTCTTTGTCTTAACAAG GCGCTATTCGGCTCTGAAGAAACTCTTtctgctcctcctgctgctgctgctcctggcttccATTGCTTATG GTGCTTGGTATTTCTACCCCTTCGGATTCCCGATGCTCTACCCTGCCATGTTTTCTTGGGGAGCAGCAAAGCTTTCGCCCCCTGTTGCTGGGAAAGAGGAGGTGCTTAGAGCCGGGGATTCGTCTGCGTTATTTCGG GCAGAGCAGCAAATCCTGTCTCGGTTTCAAAGTCTGGAGAAACGTTTCCAGACCCTAGAGGCGGAGGCGTCCCggctggagaagctggagctccagagagggGTGGCAGCCGGGGGAGGCCTGACACACGAGGCCACCCTGACGCTCCTGGAGGGGCTGGTGAGCCGTCGAGAGGCTGCACTGAAGGAGGACTTGGCCCTGCACGTCCAG AGCGAGCTAGATACCATCCAAGGCCAGCTGCAGAAGGATTTAAATGGGCGCCTGGAGAAGATTACTCAGGCATCTCAG GACGTGGAGGCCCGGATGCTCCAGCTGAATTCAGAATGGCAAAG ctCGACACAAGAGGGCCTGCAGGGGAGCTTTCGGCAGGAGATGGGCAGGCTGGAGGCACAGCTGGCAGGCCTGAGGAAGGAGCTCGCACTCCTGGCATCTGACCAGCAGGCGGTGGTGAAGCACGTGGAGTCACTCCCGGGACAAATCAAGGGAGTGCGGGAGGAC GTGGAAGCGCAGTTCCCCCGGTGGATCAGCCAGTTCCTATCGCAGCCTGGGGAGGATGGAGTGGGCAGCCTGGTTCTCCAGCGTGAGGAGCTACAGGATCAGCTCCAGAAGCTGGAGCGCAAAATCCTCGCCAGAGTCTCTGAGAACCAGAGGGTGTCTGCGCGGGATGCCACGGCTAGCATTGGGGTAgtgctgcagcaggagggagtCACAGGTGTGACCGAAGAG CAAGTGCACCTCATTGTGAACCAAGCTCTGAAGCGCTACAGCGAGGATCGCACGGGAATGGTTGATTATGCCCTTGAATCAGGGG GGGCCAGTGTTATTAGCACCCGGTGCTCAGAAACCTACGAGACAAAGACGGCACTGCTGAGTCTGTTTGGGATCCCCCTGTGGTACCATTCTCAGTCTCCACGGGTTATCCTGCAG CCGGATGTTAACCCTGGGAATTGCTGGGCGTTCCGTGGATCTCAGGGCTTTGCTGTTATCCGTCTGTCCAGCCACATTCGCCCCACTGCTGTGACTCTGGAGCATGTCCCAAAAGCCCTCTCGCCCCGGGACACCATCCCCAGTGCACCCAAGGACTTTGCCATCTTT GGTCTGGACGAAGAAGGACAGCAAGAGGGCATCGTTCTCGGACAGTTCACCTACGACCAGGATGGGGATCCCATCCAGACGTTCCGCTTGGAG GGTGAAGATGTGGGCACGTTCCAGGTGGTGGAGCTACGGATTCTGAGCAACTGGGGTCACCCGGAGTACACCTGCATCTATCGCTTCCGTGTGCACGGGGAGCCGGTCCACTAa